One genomic window of Polaromonas sp. SP1 includes the following:
- a CDS encoding tripartite tricarboxylate transporter TctB family protein encodes MNIKSQKDFFSGLMFMGVGGAFAWGATTYNVGEGARMGPGYFPLMLGILLAIIGAAITFTALVVEAEGGGKIGKWAWKPLFFIILANVVFGILLAGLPSIKLPAMGMIVAIYALTFIASMAEAGWKFKTTLILATVLAAGSYLAFVVALKLQFPVWPAFITG; translated from the coding sequence GTGAATATCAAGAGTCAAAAAGACTTCTTCTCCGGCCTCATGTTCATGGGCGTCGGCGGAGCGTTCGCATGGGGGGCAACAACCTATAACGTAGGCGAGGGCGCCCGCATGGGCCCGGGTTATTTCCCGCTCATGCTGGGCATCCTGCTGGCCATTATTGGCGCCGCCATCACCTTCACCGCATTGGTGGTTGAAGCCGAAGGCGGCGGAAAAATCGGCAAATGGGCCTGGAAGCCGCTGTTTTTCATCATCCTGGCCAACGTGGTATTCGGCATTTTGTTGGCAGGCTTGCCCAGCATCAAGCTACCCGCCATGGGCATGATCGTGGCCATTTATGCGTTGACCTTCATCGCCAGCATGGCCGAAGCCGGCTGGAAGTTCAAAACCACGTTGATTCTGGCCACCGTCCTGGCGGCCGGAAGCTACCTCGCTTTTGTGGTGGCGCTCAAGCTGCAGTTCCCGGTGTGGCCTGCCTTCATCACGGGCTAA
- a CDS encoding tripartite tricarboxylate transporter permease — protein sequence MDLVTNLSLGFSVAFTPINLLYAFIGCVLGTLIGVLPGIGPVATIAMLLPATYALPPVSALIMLAGIYYGAQYGGSTTAILVNLPGESSSVVTCIDGYQMARKGRAGPALAAAGLGSFFAGCVGTLILAAFAPPLTELAFKFGPAEYFALMVLGLIGAVVLASGSLLKAVAMIVLGLLLGLVGTDVNSGVARFSFDVPELTDGIGFVVIAMGVFGYGEIISNLAQPEHEREVFTAKVTGLFPTKEDFKNMAPAVLRGTALGSALGILPGGGALLAAFAAYALEKKVKMKPGEVPFGKGNIRGVAAPESANNAGSQTSFIPLLTLGIPPNAVMALMVGAMTIHNIQPGPQVMTSNPELFWGLIASMWIGNAMLVILNLPLIGIWIKLLTIPYRLLFPAIVLFCAIGVYSTNNNTWDIWMVAIFGCIGYLFIKLGAEPAPLLLGFILGPMMEENLRRALLLSRGDWSVFVTRPLSAGLLGAAVLLLVIVLLPAVKNKREEAFVEAD from the coding sequence ATGGATCTCGTCACTAATTTGTCCCTGGGCTTTAGCGTTGCCTTTACGCCCATCAACCTGCTGTACGCCTTTATCGGCTGCGTGCTGGGCACCCTGATCGGTGTGTTGCCCGGCATCGGCCCGGTTGCCACCATCGCGATGCTGCTGCCGGCCACTTATGCGCTGCCGCCGGTGTCGGCCCTGATCATGCTGGCCGGTATTTATTACGGCGCGCAATACGGCGGCTCGACCACCGCGATTCTGGTGAACCTGCCGGGCGAATCGTCTTCGGTCGTGACCTGTATCGACGGCTACCAGATGGCGCGAAAGGGACGAGCGGGCCCTGCGCTGGCGGCGGCTGGGCTTGGCTCCTTTTTTGCCGGCTGCGTCGGCACGCTGATTCTGGCGGCCTTCGCACCACCCCTGACCGAGCTGGCTTTCAAATTCGGCCCTGCGGAATACTTCGCCCTGATGGTGCTGGGCCTGATCGGCGCCGTGGTGCTGGCTTCCGGTTCGCTGCTCAAGGCTGTTGCCATGATCGTGCTGGGCCTGCTGCTCGGCCTGGTCGGCACCGACGTGAACTCCGGTGTGGCGCGCTTTAGCTTTGACGTGCCCGAACTGACCGACGGCATCGGCTTCGTAGTGATTGCCATGGGTGTGTTCGGTTACGGTGAAATCATCAGCAACCTGGCGCAGCCCGAGCATGAACGCGAAGTGTTTACCGCCAAGGTGACAGGCCTGTTCCCCACCAAGGAAGACTTCAAGAACATGGCGCCTGCCGTGCTGCGCGGTACTGCTTTGGGTTCTGCGCTGGGCATTTTGCCGGGCGGCGGCGCCTTGCTGGCGGCTTTTGCGGCCTACGCGCTGGAAAAGAAAGTCAAGATGAAGCCGGGCGAAGTGCCCTTCGGCAAAGGCAACATCCGCGGTGTGGCGGCGCCTGAGTCGGCCAACAACGCCGGATCGCAGACCTCCTTCATTCCGCTGCTCACGCTGGGTATTCCTCCCAACGCCGTGATGGCCCTGATGGTGGGCGCGATGACGATCCACAACATCCAGCCCGGCCCGCAGGTCATGACCAGCAACCCCGAACTGTTCTGGGGCCTGATCGCCTCGATGTGGATCGGCAATGCGATGCTGGTGATCCTGAACCTGCCGCTGATCGGCATCTGGATCAAGCTGCTGACGATTCCCTACCGTTTGCTGTTCCCCGCGATTGTGTTGTTCTGCGCCATCGGCGTGTACTCGACCAACAACAACACCTGGGACATCTGGATGGTGGCGATTTTCGGCTGCATCGGTTACCTGTTCATCAAGCTGGGCGCCGAACCCGCGCCGCTGCTGCTGGGCTTTATCCTGGGCCCGATGATGGAAGAAAACCTGCGCCGCGCGCTGCTGCTTTCGCGCGGCGACTGGAGCGTGTTTG
- a CDS encoding GspE/PulE family protein has protein sequence MSAVTHPKPHRESQPKKGHAGPLDWRTLVEWLSEDGVISAAEAQRTIARCSQVQSAQPPLTRLASVGMSRVADGKPLDIETMTQWLAGRANLGYMRIDPLKVDVGKVADTMSAMYAERHKVLPVQVTPGEVVIATSEPFITDWVQEVERQAKRSVRLVVASPLEITKFTAEFFALAKSVKAAVKSGGSSGSASFEQLVELNKSNKQLDANDQGVVQVVDWLWQYAFDQRASDIHLEPRREQGVIRFRIDGVLHPVYQLPMGVHNAMTARIKLLGRMDVVEKRRPQDGRIKTRNPRGDEIEMRLSTLPTAFGEKMVMRIFDPDTTVKNLDALGFSQHDADRWEQLVKRPYGIVLVTGPTGSGKTTTLYSTLKRLATEEVNVNTIEDPIEMIEPAFNQTQVQAHLDFDFPEGLRALMRQDPDIIMVGEIRDLQTAEMAVQAALTGHLVFSTLHTNDAPSAVSRLMELGVPSYLINATVLGVLAQRLVRTLCSNCREPDESAARETLADMVKPWQISGGYRPYKPMGCVDCRMTGFRGRMGLYELLTVTEGFKEKVSKEPNIDALRRQAVTEGMRPLRLAGALKVAEGLTTIEEILASTPPLS, from the coding sequence ATGAGCGCCGTGACCCACCCCAAACCCCACCGCGAATCGCAGCCGAAAAAAGGCCATGCCGGCCCGCTGGACTGGCGTACGTTGGTGGAGTGGCTCAGTGAAGACGGCGTGATCAGCGCCGCCGAGGCCCAGCGCACCATCGCGCGCTGCTCGCAGGTGCAAAGCGCGCAGCCGCCGTTGACCCGCCTGGCCAGCGTCGGCATGAGCCGCGTGGCCGACGGCAAGCCGCTGGACATCGAAACCATGACGCAGTGGCTGGCCGGCCGCGCGAACCTGGGTTATATGCGGATCGACCCGCTCAAGGTCGACGTGGGCAAAGTGGCCGACACCATGTCCGCCATGTATGCGGAGCGGCACAAGGTGCTGCCGGTGCAGGTCACACCGGGCGAAGTGGTGATCGCCACGTCCGAGCCTTTTATTACCGACTGGGTGCAGGAAGTGGAACGCCAGGCCAAGCGCAGCGTGCGCCTTGTCGTGGCGAGCCCGCTTGAAATCACCAAATTCACCGCCGAGTTTTTCGCGCTCGCCAAATCCGTCAAGGCCGCCGTCAAGTCGGGCGGCTCGTCGGGCTCGGCGAGTTTTGAGCAACTGGTTGAACTTAACAAAAGCAACAAGCAGCTGGACGCCAACGACCAGGGTGTGGTGCAGGTGGTCGACTGGCTCTGGCAGTACGCTTTTGACCAGCGCGCCAGCGACATCCACCTGGAGCCCCGGCGCGAGCAGGGCGTGATCCGCTTTCGCATCGACGGCGTGCTGCACCCGGTTTACCAGTTGCCCATGGGCGTGCACAACGCCATGACGGCGCGCATCAAATTGCTGGGCCGCATGGACGTGGTGGAAAAGCGCCGGCCGCAGGACGGCCGCATCAAGACCCGCAACCCGCGCGGCGATGAAATCGAAATGCGGCTGTCGACCCTGCCCACGGCCTTCGGCGAAAAAATGGTCATGCGTATTTTTGACCCCGACACCACGGTCAAGAACCTCGATGCATTGGGTTTCTCGCAGCATGACGCCGACCGCTGGGAGCAGCTCGTCAAACGGCCCTACGGCATCGTCCTGGTGACCGGGCCGACCGGTTCGGGCAAGACCACCACGCTGTATTCCACCCTCAAAAGGCTGGCCACCGAAGAGGTCAACGTCAATACGATTGAAGACCCGATCGAAATGATCGAGCCGGCCTTCAACCAGACGCAGGTGCAGGCGCACCTGGATTTTGATTTCCCCGAAGGCCTGCGCGCACTGATGCGGCAGGATCCGGACATCATCATGGTGGGCGAAATCCGCGACCTGCAAACCGCCGAAATGGCGGTGCAGGCGGCGCTCACGGGCCATCTTGTCTTCAGCACGCTGCACACCAATGACGCACCCTCGGCGGTCTCGCGCCTGATGGAGCTGGGTGTGCCGTCCTACCTGATCAACGCCACGGTGCTGGGCGTGCTGGCCCAGCGGCTGGTGCGCACGCTGTGCAGCAACTGCCGCGAGCCCGACGAAAGCGCCGCGCGCGAAACACTGGCCGATATGGTCAAGCCCTGGCAGATCAGCGGAGGCTACCGGCCCTACAAGCCGATGGGCTGCGTGGATTGCCGCATGACGGGTTTCCGCGGGCGCATGGGCCTTTATGAATTGCTGACCGTGACCGAGGGCTTCAAGGAGAAGGTTTCGAAAGAGCCCAACATTGATGCGCTTCGCCGCCAGGCGGTGACCGAAGGCATGCGGCCGCTGCGGCTGGCCGGCGCCCTCAAGGTGGCCGAGGGACTGACAACGATTGAGGAAATTCTGGCGTCCACCCCGCCGCTGTCCTGA